The region GAAtgcgccatcaccatcaaaacGACCACGCATCGACGGAGCACCATTCAACCCTAATCAGCCAGGAGGCATGGTCGCCAATGGTCGGCCAGCTCAGGGCATGCCCGGACAGCAAATGCCGACCAACCCGAGCGTCGCTGCCGCTCACCATATGCTGACTGCTAATGGCATCAACCCCAGTAGCTTAAACCCACAACAATTCCAGAACTTTGTCAATGCCCCGCCAGCCGCTCAGCAAAAGTCTATTGCTACTTACTCTCAGAatctccaacaacagcaggGTAGCCAGATGGGAAACAAGCAGATGCCAAATGCTGGAGGCCCACAGGGTCAAGGCTCACCCATGATGGCACCGGGACCCGATGGAACTGCCCTTAACGCCTTTTACAACCCCGGAGGTGAAATGGCTGGCCCTGGAGGAATCCGACCCGGGCCTGGTGGTCCTCAGGCCGCCGCCGGGAGCAACCATGCGCTGCAGGACTATCAAatgcagttgatgttgctcgAGCAACAAAATAAGAAGCgactgatgatggcaaggcaGGAGCAAGATACCATTACTGGCACAACACCCGGGGCTCCTGGACAACCCGGTCAGGGCCCCAACGGACAGTCCTTCCCCGATGCCTCTCCACAGGCGATGCGATCAGGAGCGTCGCCAAATCCTGCCGATCAGATGAAGCGTGGTACTCCTCAGATGAACAATTCGGGTATTCCGTCGCCGATTCCTGAAGGCGGCCAGTCCCGCGATTCTCCCAACCCTGCCATGAATTTCATGGGTAACCAGGTTGACCCCAACATGGCACCGCATTTCTTCAAGCCTGGGGCCGACATGACGCAAGCACAGATGAACGGCATGAGACCACCAAGCTCACACCCTGGACAGCCCTTCAACGGCCAGATGAACCCGCAACAGATGATGGCAGCCCGCCAGATGCAACAAGCCCAGGGGCAACAGGGACAGCAGGCTGGACAGGGTGCACCAGGACAGTGGCAACAAGGCCCCAACGGCCAAACGCCTCAAGGCATGCAGCAAAACCAGCAGGTGCAAGGAACGCCCCAACAGCGATCAATGCCTCCACCTTCTGCTCCTGCCGGTGCCGCAAACAATGCAAACAGCCGAACTACTGCTTCACCTCAGCAAGCCGCAGCGGCTCCTCCGACACCCAGTCAAGGAAACAAGCCCgcaccgaagaagaaggagaccaaggctgccaaagaGAAGGTACATTTTTTTGTCACTATCCATTCCCCCACTCACACAACCGAAATCATTGCTCAATGCTTGAGTACACTGTGTACTGTTATTTTGGACATTTAAAACTGACATCCGTATTTAGCgtgctgccgccgctgcaaAGAAGGCCAACCAGAATGCCGCCGCTGCGGGAGCTACTCCAGCTGGCGAGAACTCAGGTGAGGCGGAGGCAACGCCCGCAACGCCGATTACCCCTGTCAACCCAGCATTCAACAAGAATGCGCAGAACGGAGGTGCCGGCGCCAATGCACAGGCCACCACGAGTGCTGCTGCTCCCGCTGCGACGGCTGCTGCACCGGCTCCTCAAGCAGCTCCTGTACCACCTCAGCCCCATGGCGATCCAAACCAGAACGGAATGATGGACAACTTTGGCAGCATGGTAAGTTTGCGTCAACGTATGATGCTCGCTGGTGGACTTTGTTACTAACTGTACTTTGCAGATGGAGTTTGGAAGTATGGAGCTTGCCAACCCCTTGCAGTCGGGTGATGTTTTGAACGACTTCGACTTCGACTCGTTCCTCCATGAAGATAACAATGAGCCATTTGACTTCAACGGCACATTTTCCGGCATGGAAGGTGGCGATCCCATCGGAGCCGACTAGATGCCAGCGTCAATGTACGGAAAGTAAAGCATGCATATATGCAAGGATGAAAGGATGAAAGAAGACGAAGTCAAGTTTGTGTTTTGTTAAGTCGCCTGGCCAGTAAATGGTCTCTTTTCTTATTCACTCAGTGTGTCATTGTGGCTCAAACTCTAATCTGGCATCATTCGACACGGCGTTTCAAGGGGGGCCTTTTTTATTATATCATGGTATTTTGTCTGGCTTGTGTTATGCGGCGATCCAGGGTCTCGGGAGAGAGATGTTGGTGGGCTACAGATGGGGAAAACAGCCGTTGTTCTCGAGTGTTATATCTCTGTTttcctttctctcttcttctttcttgctgTTATATTTCCTCCCCCGTCTCCCCTattgtgtgtgtgtgtggtttgGCTCTCAAAGAGTACTATTTATGCCATCCTGTTACTTTTATTGATGCGAGGAGTGGCTGGGTTTAAGGCAGGTGGAAGGGAATCCTGGAGAACGCGTTATCGTCTCCCGAGTGTTTATGTTTGGTTTATATCGAAAGCGGTCTTCGAATATATCATACCACGCCTTGTATTGCCAATTTGTTGTTTCGCCCAGTGATGTTGGCGCATGCAATTTGTTTCGACACGTGCACCTTTTCCCACCCGACCTTGGTGGAGTTTGGATATTTCACAATCATAATCATATCTTTATATACAGTGACAGGCTAGTCTAACCTCTGCAAAACCCATGAATCGATACCTTAACGCCCCCACTCCAGGATCATCAGCATGCACCATGAGCCGAATTGCAAGCCCCTGAACACGGCTAATCATCCTCTGGCGGTAGTTCATCGTCAATGTACCGTATCAGCGAAACCCTCATCTCAGTAGTATCATTCCCCCTCAAGACATCACTGATAAAATGCGCCTCCACCTGCATCTGCACCATTTCCAAAGCGCCCCTCAGCACGCCACACAAGATATTCGAATACCACAGCTCGTTCTGCGCTCGTCCATCATCAGGCAATTCCACAAAGTCCGCAAAGGGGTTCTCGTCAAACAGCAACGAGAATTGGTTATTGTCCGAGGTCCAATTCGTTATTTGCGGCGTAATATTCAGAAAGATTTTGAAACCAACCTAATCTCGTTAGTGTCAGAATCGAAGGGTAGCGGGAGCACTCACCCTTGCTATCATGTCGGCTGTTTCTCTGAAATTCGCACACCGCTTCATGGTGTTGGACTTGGCGAGGTAGTCTTCTATTAGGCGGAGGCCGATGTTGTAGCCCATTTTGTCGAGTTGCTTGTTTACTTCGGCGTAGTCGTTTTCAAAGTCTTTGCAGAGCTGGGCTACGACCGTGCCGTAGGTGAGGGTGAC is a window of Pochonia chlamydosporia 170 chromosome 5, whole genome shotgun sequence DNA encoding:
- a CDS encoding transport protein particle (TRAPP) complex component Bet3 (similar to Cordyceps militaris CM01 XP_006671952.1), encoding MAASKASRVGEEIWKTRIDKVNAELVTLTYGTVVAQLCKDFENDYAEVNKQLDKMGYNIGLRLIEDYLAKSNTMKRCANFRETADMIARVGFKIFLNITPQITNWTSDNNQFSLLFDENPFADFVELPDDGRAQNELWYSNILCGVLRGALEMVQMQVEAHFISDVLRGNDTTEMRVSLIRYIDDELPPEDD
- a CDS encoding SOM1 protein (similar to Verticillium alfalfae VaMs.102 XP_003006356.1), yielding MAMNPNMGMANMNPMGGPVGGAPMPMMNNGAAMNPQAAAAAAAQARHQQVESQRGVLNTYIYEYFIRYGMYDCARSLLSSDQQVNVHKDGKGGNTANGEDPMDTDSKDDLDAKLPDDLPPPKLPMPASDSSFLYEWFCLFWDIYNAQRVKSGNGSINQYVAHTQQQSRMKQNQQQELLRQMRPNDIAQQQYQAQMMRMQNGNMNMGIKQGNLARAAMANNQNNPQMMMQQAKQNQMQRDPSGMDQNRDRPSSPASGENAPSPSKRPRIDGAPFNPNQPGGMVANGRPAQGMPGQQMPTNPSVAAAHHMLTANGINPSSLNPQQFQNFVNAPPAAQQKSIATYSQNLQQQQGSQMGNKQMPNAGGPQGQGSPMMAPGPDGTALNAFYNPGGEMAGPGGIRPGPGGPQAAAGSNHALQDYQMQLMLLEQQNKKRLMMARQEQDTITGTTPGAPGQPGQGPNGQSFPDASPQAMRSGASPNPADQMKRGTPQMNNSGIPSPIPEGGQSRDSPNPAMNFMGNQVDPNMAPHFFKPGADMTQAQMNGMRPPSSHPGQPFNGQMNPQQMMAARQMQQAQGQQGQQAGQGAPGQWQQGPNGQTPQGMQQNQQVQGTPQQRSMPPPSAPAGAANNANSRTTASPQQAAAAPPTPSQGNKPAPKKKETKAAKEKRAAAAAKKANQNAAAAGATPAGENSGEAEATPATPITPVNPAFNKNAQNGGAGANAQATTSAAAPAATAAAPAPQAAPVPPQPHGDPNQNGMMDNFGSMMEFGSMELANPLQSGDVLNDFDFDSFLHEDNNEPFDFNGTFSGMEGGDPIGAD